TCACCATAAATGTGGGGTCTTTGAAGGGTGGAGGCTTTGCTGTGGACTCAGTGATGGCAATTGGTCCGCAATCAACTGTTCCCACTGGCTTCACCTCAGCCACCAACTCCACAGCTGTTATCTGATGAAGCatgaaagacaaaacacacattttaagctACTTGTTTTGCATGTTTCTATGTTAACAAAGTGTAAACACAGTGTTACATGATCATAAAAGGTACAATAATACTACAGACATACAATGATACTGATACTTCATACCATATTTATACTTCAAGTGTTGTACgttgtgtattttgtgatgTACTGTTTATTTGGCCTTTAGATCTGAAACCATTAGCAACTTTTTTGATAATTGATCAATCTTATTCTTTCGTTGATTCGATTGATCAAGAAACGTATCTGCAAATTATTCAATGAAGAAAATATTTGCAGCCCTTCTTGCATTGCATCTTAACAGCTTTGCATTTTTCTTGCACATTCCATTTGTCTAGAAGTACAACTGAACAGACCCCGTTAGTATATTTTCTCATCAATTACGCTATTCTGAGCTCTGAGTAATGTTCAGTAATCGCACTACAGGCAGACAGTGTGCCAAATGACATTACTGTGTATCACCTGTGTCTGTATTGTTGGTGTCGCTGTCAGTTGgcctttcttcttcttgctgctgctgctgcagctcccGGCGGCCTGCTGAGCGACAGAAACCGCCAGACCACCAGTCCGTTTCTTCCCCCGGGGAGCGGCATGGCTGGCGGCTGCCGGCTGAGCCCGGGCGGTTATAGGGATGTGAGATGACATTTGTGGAAGCAAAATGGTTGTAATGCGATATGATGCACCTTTTGCTCTCGATACTTAGCTTTAGCATTAGCCATAGGCCTTAGCCGGCTAACATCCGGATACATCGCTTCAACCGGATATGAATTCTTTCACTTCTGGGAACAACTTCAGAAATTGCtcaaatattttatgttttttatttttttactttcacctGATGCCAAACTGTTCAATAAATTTTTAACATGTTCttaaaatttaaagtaaaaattaaaattaaattgttaaaataataacgtaattattattaataatacttTAGAAATGGTTATATGGCctagtatatattttttattttaatttaaaatgtataactaCAAAAATACACTAATACGTTTAGTGTATAGTTAAATTTGaatgcagtacaacaaaacaagtgaagtatattaatacattattatattattaacagtctatgctTTGTTCAGATAAAGAGACTTTACATATATAGGCTACTGAGACCATATGTATTCAGAGAATATAATTAAaacaagagagaggaagatTAAATTGGAATCTTTAGCAGAAACAAGGCATgaacatatgtatatatttttggtgtggcttgggaaagggaagtatggggtcctctgctggagctgctgcccctgcgcCCCGATACTGGATGAGcaaatgaagatggatggatggatacacacacacacacacacacacacatatatatatatatatatatatatatatatatatatatatagtgcacTGGCTTTTCTTTAATCAGCAGAGCAGAAGAGATGGAGAACAGTTCTTGCAGTTTTCATCAATGCTAGCCTCCTTCTCACCAAGCAGCCAAATGAATGCCTTTACTTTTGTATTTATCAAAGcagtcattgttgttgttttttgtcctcGCAATTGCTGCACTTGTTTAAGGTTTTCACAGTCTAGTACCTTAAGTAGCACGGCCTGTTGATATGTTTCTAAAAATGTTGATAtttctgggtggggggggggggttctgatATAAAAAATGGGGGAGCGTGTAggtgtttttctttattaaagtaaaaaccCAAAACCCTAAAGGAATACTCACCATATTTTTGAAccaaacattttacacatacatacttGGCCTTGACCAATCAATGACAAGCATGAACTACACTATGAAATCAGAGTGCttgcattatttacagtaaCTATTGCTCtctattgattgatttttttaaagtttattttctattttcatctGAATCTGGcattttttaagatgtttgctataataagtaaatattaaattatttgttgAAGTTGTTTCATGATCAGCAATGTTCTTTTGTAAGATGGAAGAAGTACATTTGTATGTTCTTTTATACTCATATCAAGGTAGCAATtaaggattttaaataaaagacaaaacaagcataatttatttttgttgatgtttattGTTATGATTATAACATCCGAATTTATGCAACAAATTAACCTAAACTCTGCATATTTTATGTGGAGGAAACCGGAGAGGACCCGGAGTAAAACCACGCATACACAGAGAGAATATGCAAACTCTGCACAGAGCCAGAACCATAGACAGTTCTTCCTCCGTGCGGCTACAGTGCTAACCACTGTGCCACCGTGTAGCCCTCAGACTGAAACCATCTGTGAATACGTAGAAGACGTTGTGTTGTGgaatttagaaaaagaaagaagacatgCTCTTAATAATCCTTAAGGGTAAATTACATCAAGTGTGATagtaaaaagtgacagaaaatacCAGCAAGTGGCCAAGTGATGTAGACAGCCACGCATCTCTTCTTTTCACCTTGCAGGGAGGAGATTTAGCTGGAAGCAAGTATGGTGCACCTTCACCATACTTCCTCCTAGCATCAACCCACCCACCCTGTCCTCCCCTGCACAAGTGTCCAACCCAGCCAATTGGAGTGGATATCACACCTCACCTCCCACTTACACTAAAAATAACACTTGCTGGTATTTTATGACTGCAAATTCCACAACACAATGTTAAATTAAGCCTATTTATCCACAGATGGTTGGAATCTGATTTAATGTTACGGAAAATCATACTCATCTGTCTCTGCACCCAGATGTTGGGGTCCTGTCTACTCCTCTGTGTCCTTCTTCAGTCTGCCAGCGTCCCATGTACCTTAAAACTGTACAGACAAGTGTAGTCAGGATTCCCCCAGTTGGTCTCAACTTGCAGTTTTACATGGTGAAAGACAGCTTTTTTATGATCCTAAAAGACATGAGAAATGTGAGGAATGAGCAGAGTGAGTTAGTttagcaaaaacagaaaataaactatATAATGAGAACAATAAGGACAGACAAACTGTAACTCTTATGATATACACATATTAGCTTGtgggtgaaaaacaaaatgcatttgcatgtgtttcatTGCATGGTGTAATACTCACAGGAAGTTTGAAAGTCTGTGTTGAGTCCCCATCCTGATCATAAAGAAAGGTTCCAAGTGGGGTTCCTTCTTCATCAAAAGTCTTCATGCCCTGCATGAGAGAATAACAGAGATCCAGTTGAACACCTTGTTGTTCTCTATGTGATGTGTCAGTGAAATACACAGGACATCTGCAGTGTAGCATTGTTCAATTTGTGACTTACATAGACAGAAAACTCCTTGGGGGCGCCAGAAATGGTGCCAGTTGGGGAAAGGCTCCTTGAGAGGTGACTCAGTGCTACGTGGCTTATGGTGATTGGGTGGGACAGGGTGATGAATAAATGTCCACGCTCACCTGCAAAGGGCCAGCAGTGCCCTATAACCAGGGGTGAGCCTCCCTGAGGAAAGAAAGAGTTTAGATGGTATGTTGTAATAGGcaataaaacaatcacaaacataATATCATACCACATAGCaatgtgatttttgtgtgtAGTTCCTACCTTAATTACAATCCCTGGGTTTGCACTTGGTAGCCACATAGGTATCCAGAGAAAACTCCAGCCTGCTTGAGCATTGTATGTGTTTGAGGACCGATGAGATACTGCACAGGCCCCTGCagacagaaagtgagaaagcaattttcaaacaaaaaaaaattaaaaaatgcaaagtaCAATCTGACAGATGAAAATGATAAGGGTGATTTAGATGTCTCACCTTGCGACTCCAGAGCGTAGTTGGGCATTGTGTCCGCCACCGGTAGCAGGTCAATCTTCTTTTCTAATATCCCCTGCTTTTCCTGCAGCTTTCTTAGTTGCTTCGCTAGCTCTTCACATGATGCAGCCTGTaaattagtttaatttaatgatGCATGCTGGCATCAATGCGTAATTCACATTTTGGTCAggtgaaaacatttttggacTGCAATCACGTTTAAAGGTGCACAGAAAGAATGTAAGTAAGAGAGAAAGCCAAGCTGCTTTCACGGGTCATACCATAGTCGTATCGGTAACGTATTGGCTGTTCAGAGCCAGGATCAAGTAGATCAATCCTGTTGGATGGAGAAATAAAGTATAGGAGAAATCAATCAGGGATCTTTTATTCAAAAGATAGACACTAAAACTTACAAGCTGGTGAACTATATAACATTGTACATGGAAGGAGAGATTGCTTACCAAAACACAGGAGGACTAGGAAGAAAGGAATGCCAAAAATCTTGAACACAGTGGACGAGGCCCTGCTGCTGGTGTTTTGGATACTcagtatgtttcttttttggttaACGAGTATGTTGCTGTCTATGTTCCTGTTCAtctgttcttctgttctgtggCTGTTATTGAACTGAGACGTGTTCCTACGATGTCTTCTGAAAATCCTGgatgtgaggaaaataaagatGTACAATGAAGAACGTATGACATGCCATACATATACAGCATGACtgtgcaatacacacacacaaactccagcTTACCTGTGGATGGTCTCCTTGTAGCAGATGAAGGGTTCTCCCTCAATGTCGTAGTATCCTGTTGAACTCAATCGAGTGCTTTTTCGTGATGTGACTGTAAACGAAATGAGAGAGCAGGGGAGAGGGTCAATCATTCACTGTAACAAGTCATGTCATCCACTTTGAACTGTTACGTTTAGAATTATAAGACTTCTATTATTAGAAGCTACTCAGTGCATGTATTATAAAATAGTATTGTTTTAAAGCATCAGATACACAACAACCCAAATCTGTCAAAAAAGATTACTTTACAGTAATTTTTAAGGTTGCAGTTTGTGGTGGATAGGCTTTTTAACCATCTACTCTTTTTTGTGAATATAGTCTTCAAAACAGACATAGAAATAACTTAATGTCAAAGTTTTGGGATTggattttttgtcaaattagaAACTTTGCTATAAACAGCTATAGTAGGACATTTGCAAAAGCCATAACTGgattacattttcttaaaagtGTGTCAAACATTTTGCCCAGCCCCATTTAAATTGGACAAAATTATTAGAAACAACTCTCTCAAACAACTGGCGTTATAAATCTCCCAAATGTTTGATTTAGCACATAAGGCCTACACATCTGAAAATTACCATACCATACTGAGTTATTTACCTTCACTCGCCATGTCTGTAGCGTCGTAGGTCAAGAAGTCTTGAGTATTGTTTCCTTCAGACGGCTAGTTTTGCGTTGCGTTCACTTAGAAATCAGGTAGCCAAATGAAATGTGATCTATAAAGAATCCCTAAACTAACTGTTGCGTTCTGCATTCTATTCGCGTCATAATGAACTGCAGAATGAAAGAGTGTAGAACCGTCTTTATACCGTCATAATGCGGCGCGCATACGCACACATATgtgctcacagacacacacacacacacacacacacacacacacacacacacacacacgcgcgcacaaacacacgcacacaaacacacacacacacacacacacacacacacacacgggtaaTAATTTTActatattacaaaatataacatataatataatgtatccTTATTAAAATTTGTTTAGGCAAACccaaatatataaaatgctATAGGCTACATACGGCATACTAATACATTAAAACGCTAAATAAAGACACAGTGAATAGGAAGATTAAAGAGAAACAACAGTATTTCTGAAACCAATATTAATATTGATGATAGGCCTACTGTAACCTGTGGGCTCAGCAGCTGATTGCCTTCTGTCAGTGAAGTGCTGCTGCCACCGTGTGTTTAATGGGAGGTTCTGCACCACACAAATCGGTGCAGAATTAGCAGCCACTTAATGGTTGAACGTTCACCGTTATGacaactaattactttttttgctcCGCAATGGACAAAATTGATAAAGCTGCTGATTTGTGATAGcctaatcatttttttgtgtcctctcttttttggaaatcccTAAAATGCAAGCACACACTACTTAGGCTACTCTTTACGTGTCCATGAGTTGTTAGCCGTTGGAACCAAAGAGAGATTTGCTCCTGTTAACCTCTTAACCTTGTTTAATCTGAAACCGTTAGAGGCCTGAAGAGGTCAAACTATCCAGTATTGCacaagaaaaaagcaaatatcatagaaatgtcagaaatagaGAAATCTAAAATTGAGtagcaatatttatttttatttttttccttctgtacCAACAATCATTTTGTGAGTCCTTATATTCCTTGCAACCCCCCAAGGTTAGGAAGCACTGCCATAGCACACTGTTTGGTTTATATGTTAGCATGGTTgaataattataaaaagtcatattttaatatggcagtaatagcaaagacacttccTTTGACCCGACCTGTGAAATAgtgaaagtgagaaaaaacatttccttcCAGGGATCTTTAAAGTAGTTCAGGTTAAATTAAACAAGCTTACCTGTCAGCATTACTCTGCAGGCTGTAGAGGCCCCTGGTAATCTGCTGGTTGATTAGAGCAGGATGCTAAGCCTTGGGAGGTACATGGTTATAGTCTTGTCGTTCACAGTGGTTTGCACAAACACCTTTGAGGGGAACGTGCCTCTAGCA
The genomic region above belongs to Etheostoma cragini isolate CJK2018 chromosome 6, CSU_Ecrag_1.0, whole genome shotgun sequence and contains:
- the LOC117945792 gene encoding SUN domain-containing protein 2-like isoform X2, yielding MASEVTSRKSTRLSSTGYYDIEGEPFICYKETIHRRHRRNTSQFNNSHRTEEQMNRNIDSNILVNQKRNILSIQNTSSRASSTVFKIFGIPFFLVLLCFGLIYLILALNSQYVTDTTMAASCEELAKQLRKLQEKQGILEKKIDLLPVADTMPNYALESQGACAVSHRSSNTYNAQAGWSFLWIPMWLPSANPGIVIKGGSPLVIGHCWPFAGERGHLFITLSHPITISHVALSHLSRSLSPTGTISGAPKEFSVYGMKTFDEEGTPLGTFLYDQDGDSTQTFKLPDHKKAVFHHVKLQVETNWGNPDYTCLYSFKVHGTLAD
- the LOC117945792 gene encoding SUN domain-containing protein 2-like isoform X1, which encodes MASEVTSRKSTRLSSTGYYDIEGEPFICYKETIHRIFRRHRRNTSQFNNSHRTEEQMNRNIDSNILVNQKRNILSIQNTSSRASSTVFKIFGIPFFLVLLCFGLIYLILALNSQYVTDTTMAASCEELAKQLRKLQEKQGILEKKIDLLPVADTMPNYALESQGACAVSHRSSNTYNAQAGWSFLWIPMWLPSANPGIVIKGGSPLVIGHCWPFAGERGHLFITLSHPITISHVALSHLSRSLSPTGTISGAPKEFSVYGMKTFDEEGTPLGTFLYDQDGDSTQTFKLPDHKKAVFHHVKLQVETNWGNPDYTCLYSFKVHGTLAD